The proteins below are encoded in one region of Fimbriimonadaceae bacterium:
- a CDS encoding glucose-1-phosphate thymidylyltransferase, which produces MKGLILAGGKGTRLRPITFSMAKQLVPVANKPVVEYGLEAMQQAGIREFGIIVGDTAEEVMLALGDGSRWGVSLTYIPQPDPLGLAHAVKTARTFLGDEDFLMYLGDNMIKASLDALIEEFDNNRPAATILLTPVPNPSDFGVAEMEEGQVTRLEEKPRDPKSNLALVGVYLFDHRIHDVIAKLKPSRRGEYEITDAIQGLIDGGCSVRSHIVDGWWKDTGTVEAMLEANRLILEDLAGYSEGEVDDRSSLNGRVRIGAGTRIENSVLRGPIVIGRNCTIKDSYIGPFTAIDDETTIDRTEIEYSIVMRSCQIEELPHRVSASLIGRGVTARASVGRPRALQLVMGDNSSVAIP; this is translated from the coding sequence GTGAAAGGACTGATCCTGGCCGGAGGGAAGGGCACCCGCCTCCGACCCATAACCTTCAGCATGGCCAAGCAGCTTGTGCCGGTGGCGAACAAGCCGGTGGTCGAATATGGGTTGGAAGCCATGCAGCAGGCCGGGATCCGGGAGTTCGGCATCATCGTCGGCGATACCGCCGAGGAGGTCATGCTGGCTCTCGGCGACGGTTCCCGCTGGGGGGTGAGCCTGACCTACATCCCGCAGCCAGATCCGCTCGGCCTCGCCCATGCCGTGAAGACGGCGCGCACGTTCCTGGGCGACGAGGACTTTCTGATGTACCTGGGCGACAACATGATCAAGGCGTCGCTTGACGCCCTGATCGAGGAGTTCGACAACAACCGCCCGGCCGCGACGATCCTGCTGACCCCCGTGCCGAACCCCAGCGACTTTGGCGTGGCGGAGATGGAGGAGGGCCAAGTGACACGGCTAGAAGAAAAGCCGCGCGACCCTAAGTCGAACCTGGCGCTCGTCGGGGTCTACCTCTTCGACCACCGCATCCACGACGTTATCGCGAAGCTGAAGCCAAGCCGGCGGGGCGAGTACGAGATCACCGACGCGATCCAGGGGCTGATCGACGGTGGCTGCTCCGTCCGGAGCCACATCGTGGACGGGTGGTGGAAGGACACGGGCACGGTGGAGGCCATGCTCGAGGCCAACCGGCTGATCTTGGAGGACCTGGCCGGTTACAGCGAGGGCGAGGTCGACGACCGGAGCTCGCTCAATGGCCGGGTCCGGATCGGCGCGGGGACGCGCATCGAGAACAGCGTGCTGCGGGGCCCCATCGTGATCGGCCGGAACTGCACCATCAAGGACAGCTATATCGGGCCGTTCACCGCGATCGACGACGAAACGACCATCGACCGGACGGAGATCGAGTACAGCATCGTGATGCGCTCCTGTCAGATCGAAGAACTGCCGCACCGGGTTTCAGCGTCGCTGATCGGGCGGGGAGTGACGGCGCGCGCTTCCGTGGGAAGGCCGCGCGCGCTGCAACTCGTGATGGGCGACAACAGCTCGGTCGCGATCCCTTAG
- a CDS encoding dTDP-glucose 4,6-dehydratase: protein MKILVTGAAGFIGSHFVRHALREGPDAEIVVLDALRYSGNLSTMQDFWERVRFYPGVVQDAHMVSHILTVEKITHMVNFAAESHNDRSLQDNGNFVMTNTFGVQVLLDACRKHGLERFVQVSTDEVYGSTLSGEFSELSPLQPNTPYAASKAGGDLLCRAHFTAFKTPVVVTRGGNTYGPYQYPEKLVPFFLTRLIEGKKVPLYGEGSQVREWIHVQDHAAGVWAALLRGEPGEVYNIGDTNQRTNRQTVDGLLALTHRDSSFVKQIPDPRKGAHDARYSMDSSKARGALGWAPRVEFEKGMAETAEWYAANEWWWRPIVSDQGYGAFVSSFYGPSLGDDL from the coding sequence ATGAAGATCCTCGTGACCGGCGCGGCCGGGTTCATCGGTTCGCACTTTGTGCGGCACGCGCTGCGGGAAGGGCCCGACGCCGAGATCGTGGTGCTCGACGCACTGCGCTATTCCGGCAATCTCTCGACCATGCAAGATTTTTGGGAGCGGGTCCGCTTCTATCCTGGGGTGGTGCAGGACGCGCACATGGTGTCCCACATTCTGACCGTCGAAAAAATCACCCATATGGTGAATTTCGCGGCGGAAAGCCACAATGACCGCTCGCTCCAGGACAACGGCAACTTCGTGATGACGAACACGTTTGGCGTGCAGGTCCTGCTCGACGCGTGCCGTAAGCACGGCTTGGAACGGTTTGTCCAGGTCTCGACGGACGAGGTGTACGGTTCGACTCTTTCGGGCGAGTTTAGCGAGCTGAGCCCGTTGCAACCGAACACGCCTTATGCGGCGTCGAAAGCAGGCGGGGACCTGCTCTGTCGGGCTCATTTCACGGCGTTTAAGACGCCGGTCGTGGTCACGCGCGGGGGCAACACTTACGGGCCTTACCAATATCCAGAAAAGCTCGTTCCGTTCTTTTTGACGCGCCTTATCGAAGGCAAGAAGGTCCCCCTTTATGGCGAAGGGAGCCAGGTGCGGGAATGGATCCACGTCCAGGACCATGCCGCCGGGGTTTGGGCCGCGTTGCTGCGCGGGGAGCCCGGCGAGGTTTACAACATCGGCGATACGAACCAGCGGACGAACCGGCAGACGGTCGATGGATTGCTCGCGCTGACTCACCGGGACTCCTCGTTCGTGAAGCAGATCCCGGACCCGCGGAAGGGCGCGCACGACGCGCGCTATTCCATGGACTCCTCTAAAGCCCGGGGCGCTCTGGGCTGGGCGCCGAGGGTCGAGTTTGAGAAAGGCATGGCGGAGACGGCGGAGTGGTACGCCGCGAACGAGTGGTGGTGGCGCCCGATCGTCTCGGACCAAGGCTACGGGGCCTTCGTCTCCTCCTTCTATGGCCCCTCGCTTGGCGACGACCTTTAA
- a CDS encoding dTDP-4-dehydrorhamnose 3,5-epimerase family protein: protein MSDWEPMPGVVVRRLRRHEDDRGWLSELFRRDELPEGFDPAMAYISYTKPGVARGPHEHALQTDGFAFLDGAYELHLWENRPGRPWDAQVFEVGAAAPTMVLVPPGVVHAYRNVGESEAFVLNFPDKLYAGKGRQEPVDEIRHENDPDSKFKLL from the coding sequence GTGAGCGATTGGGAGCCGATGCCTGGCGTCGTGGTCCGCCGGCTCCGGCGTCACGAGGACGACCGTGGTTGGTTGTCCGAACTCTTTCGGCGTGACGAACTGCCAGAGGGGTTCGACCCGGCGATGGCCTACATCAGCTATACGAAGCCCGGGGTGGCGCGCGGCCCCCACGAGCACGCCCTCCAGACGGACGGCTTCGCCTTTCTCGACGGGGCCTATGAGCTCCACCTGTGGGAAAACCGCCCCGGTCGCCCCTGGGACGCGCAGGTCTTCGAAGTGGGCGCGGCCGCGCCGACGATGGTGCTTGTCCCTCCGGGAGTCGTCCACGCCTATCGGAACGTGGGCGAGAGCGAGGCCTTCGTCCTGAACTTTCCAGACAAGCTCTATGCGGGCAAGGGACGGCAGGAGCCTGTCGACGAGATCCGTCACGAGAACGACCCTGACTCGAAGTTCAAATTGCTATGA
- the recG gene encoding ATP-dependent DNA helicase RecG yields the protein MVEKASGLDMEVQFLKGVGPRNAMLLAKLGIQTVRDALWYLPRRYEDRREIPPLMFLKPGRHGTARGRLIDVDTKRLRGGKVLLQAKIQDKTGQVILQWFNQPWLGKQLQNLVGRDLIAYGLVREGFRSELEMSSPEWEAIEDDEVEEFARIVPVYALSEGVPQRAVRKACRSAAELFADLVPDPLPEDFRKAHKLRKVGWCLRQLHLPETDEARSEGRRRLAFEEFLYLQLALQLRRNEAKQVAGITFPISRLSGQSVSGGTLFAPESAVPAGGSLWDEVAAMLPFELTGAQRRVIDEIWKDMERPQPMNRLVQGDVGSGKTAVAACAMLAAVRCGYQAALMAPTEILAEQHAFNLSRLFDPLGINVNLMVGKLNVKQKRKALEQAANGEAQICVGTHALIQEGVNFLRLGLAVVDEQHRFGVMQRVALRDKSDLNPDVLVMTATPIPRTLTMAIYGDLDLSVIDELPPGRKPVRTHWRRPNERSRVYEGVRKLLDEGRQAYFVCPAIFESEKLQTQAAEDLFYRLSQLEFPDRRVGLLHGQLKPAEKQEVMEAFRAHRLDVLVATVVIEVGVDVPNASVMVIEDANRFGLAQLHQLRGRVGRGDTQSFCVLVADSRSEDTERRLSVLVETTDGFRIAEEDLDIRGPGDMMGTRQHGSLDLQVGDLIKDADLLEKARQAAIDVLENDPQLERPEWSPVVERLRERRAKEALIMVS from the coding sequence ATGGTCGAAAAAGCGAGCGGGCTGGACATGGAAGTCCAGTTTCTGAAAGGGGTCGGTCCCCGGAACGCCATGTTGCTCGCGAAGCTGGGCATCCAAACGGTGCGCGACGCCCTTTGGTACTTGCCCCGCCGCTACGAAGACCGGCGCGAGATCCCGCCGCTCATGTTCCTCAAACCCGGCCGCCACGGCACCGCACGCGGCCGCCTCATCGATGTCGACACCAAGCGGCTTCGCGGCGGCAAAGTCTTGCTCCAGGCGAAAATCCAGGACAAGACCGGCCAGGTCATCCTCCAGTGGTTCAACCAGCCGTGGCTGGGCAAACAGCTCCAGAACCTTGTCGGCCGCGACCTCATCGCCTACGGCCTGGTCCGAGAGGGGTTTAGAAGCGAGCTCGAGATGTCCTCCCCCGAGTGGGAAGCGATCGAGGACGACGAGGTCGAGGAGTTCGCCCGCATCGTCCCCGTCTACGCCCTCTCCGAAGGGGTGCCCCAGCGGGCCGTCCGTAAGGCGTGCAGGTCCGCCGCCGAACTCTTTGCGGACCTCGTCCCGGACCCGCTTCCCGAAGACTTCCGCAAGGCCCACAAGCTCCGCAAAGTCGGCTGGTGCCTGCGCCAGCTCCACCTGCCCGAAACGGACGAAGCGCGGTCCGAGGGTCGGCGCCGCCTCGCCTTCGAGGAGTTCCTCTACCTGCAGCTCGCCTTGCAACTGAGGCGTAACGAGGCGAAACAGGTGGCGGGTATCACCTTCCCCATCTCCCGACTCTCGGGACAATCGGTCTCCGGGGGGACCCTCTTCGCACCCGAATCCGCGGTTCCCGCCGGGGGCTCGCTCTGGGACGAGGTCGCCGCAATGCTTCCTTTCGAGCTCACCGGCGCCCAAAGGCGCGTCATCGACGAGATCTGGAAGGATATGGAGCGGCCCCAGCCTATGAACCGACTCGTCCAAGGCGACGTCGGCAGTGGAAAGACCGCGGTGGCCGCTTGCGCCATGCTCGCCGCGGTTCGCTGCGGCTACCAAGCCGCGCTCATGGCGCCGACCGAGATCCTCGCCGAGCAGCACGCGTTCAATCTGAGCCGCCTGTTCGATCCCCTTGGGATCAATGTCAACCTTATGGTTGGCAAGCTGAACGTCAAGCAGAAGCGGAAAGCCCTCGAGCAAGCCGCGAACGGCGAGGCCCAAATCTGCGTCGGCACCCATGCCCTGATCCAGGAAGGCGTCAACTTCCTCCGGCTCGGACTGGCCGTCGTGGACGAGCAGCACCGCTTCGGCGTCATGCAGAGGGTTGCGCTGCGCGATAAGTCCGACCTCAACCCGGACGTGCTCGTCATGACTGCGACGCCCATCCCGCGCACGCTCACAATGGCGATCTACGGCGACCTCGACCTCTCCGTGATTGACGAGCTCCCCCCGGGGCGCAAGCCCGTCCGCACCCATTGGCGACGGCCGAACGAACGATCCAGGGTCTACGAGGGCGTGCGAAAACTCCTCGACGAGGGGCGGCAGGCGTACTTCGTCTGCCCCGCGATCTTCGAGAGCGAAAAGCTGCAGACCCAAGCGGCCGAAGACCTTTTCTACCGACTGAGCCAACTCGAGTTCCCCGACCGCCGCGTCGGCTTGCTCCACGGCCAGCTCAAGCCGGCGGAGAAGCAAGAGGTCATGGAGGCGTTCCGCGCGCACCGGCTCGACGTGCTCGTGGCGACCGTCGTGATCGAGGTCGGGGTCGACGTGCCGAACGCAAGCGTGATGGTCATCGAAGACGCCAACCGGTTCGGACTCGCCCAGCTGCACCAGTTGCGCGGGCGCGTCGGCCGAGGCGACACCCAGTCGTTTTGTGTGCTCGTCGCGGATTCGCGGAGCGAAGACACGGAGCGCCGCCTCAGCGTGCTCGTGGAAACGACCGACGGCTTCCGGATCGCGGAAGAAGACTTGGACATCAGGGGCCCGGGCGACATGATGGGCACCCGGCAGCACGGCTCGCTCGACCTGCAGGTCGGCGACCTCATCAAAGACGCCGACCTCCTGGAAAAGGCCCGCCAAGCCGCGATCGACGTGCTCGAGAATGACCCTCAGCTGGAGCGGCCGGAGTGGTCGCCAGTGGTCGAGAGGCTCCGCGAGCGGCGCGCGAAAGAAGCCCTCATCATGGTCTCCTAG
- a CDS encoding glycoside hydrolase family 130 protein, which produces MPWQDRPADCRQPVWRYDRNPVIPRDATPTSNSVFNSAVVPFGAQAPSSASFAGVFRCDDRRREMRLHAGFSDDGLSWKIEPRPIEWVLDDPGLEPPDYGYDPRVTWIEDRYWVTWCTGWHGPTIGIGYTHDFREFHLVSNAFLPFNRNGVLFPRRFEGDWLMLSRPSDPGHTPFGQIFLSRSPDLVHWGRHRWVMKGEQPWESTKIGTGPIPIETDEGWLIFHHGVLTSCNGYVYHWGAALLDIEQPWIVRARTREYLMSPQAPCELMGDVPNVVFPCAALADPPTGRITVYYGAADTVTCLAFTTADLVWESLSMGAR; this is translated from the coding sequence ATGCCGTGGCAGGACAGGCCCGCGGACTGTCGGCAGCCGGTCTGGCGCTATGACCGCAACCCCGTCATCCCGCGGGACGCCACGCCCACCAGCAACAGTGTCTTCAACAGCGCCGTCGTGCCGTTCGGAGCGCAAGCGCCCTCGTCCGCGAGCTTCGCCGGAGTCTTCCGGTGCGACGACCGCCGCCGCGAGATGCGGCTCCACGCCGGGTTCAGCGACGACGGCCTATCCTGGAAAATCGAACCGCGACCGATCGAATGGGTGTTGGACGACCCCGGCCTTGAACCGCCGGACTATGGCTATGACCCGCGCGTGACTTGGATCGAGGACCGCTACTGGGTCACCTGGTGCACCGGCTGGCACGGGCCCACCATCGGCATCGGCTACACCCACGACTTCCGGGAGTTCCACTTGGTCTCGAACGCCTTCTTGCCGTTCAACCGCAACGGCGTGCTCTTTCCCCGCCGCTTCGAAGGCGACTGGTTGATGCTGAGCCGTCCGAGCGACCCGGGGCATACCCCTTTCGGCCAAATCTTCCTGAGCCGAAGCCCCGACCTCGTCCACTGGGGCCGCCACCGCTGGGTGATGAAGGGCGAGCAGCCCTGGGAAAGCACCAAGATCGGCACTGGCCCCATCCCTATCGAGACCGACGAAGGTTGGCTCATCTTCCACCACGGCGTCCTCACGAGCTGCAACGGGTACGTCTACCATTGGGGTGCGGCCCTGCTAGACATCGAGCAGCCCTGGATCGTCCGGGCCAGGACGCGCGAATACCTGATGTCTCCGCAAGCGCCCTGCGAGTTGATGGGCGACGTGCCGAACGTCGTCTTCCCCTGCGCGGCCCTGGCCGACCCGCCCACCGGCCGCATCACGGTCTACTACGGCGCGGCGGACACGGTCACGTGCCTGGCCTTCACCACGGCCGACCTCGTCTGGGAAAGCCTTTCTATGGGGGCGCGCTAA
- a CDS encoding ABC transporter ATP-binding protein → MPLLEVSGLTVEIRGTRILHGVSFSLEPGKTLGVVGESGCGKSMTGLAVMGMLPLGGKVVGGKIELAGRDLTGLRPKDWLDVRGQEVSMVMQDPFTSLNPMMRVGDQIAEVLVLHKGMGWRSARARAVELLGHVGVPAPADSARKYPHQMSGGQRQRVVIAAAFASRPKVLIADEPTTALDVTLQAQILRLLKALQEEAGTAVLIISHDIGVIGSVADEIAVFYAGRVVETGPAEAVLRRPMHPYTQGLLGSIPTIGVDRLQSIPGQPPRFGDLPVGCPFAPRCAHRFNPCDADPTLMPPSEAHRAACWLVPEDMSRQIGAAGGTAD, encoded by the coding sequence ATGCCCCTGCTTGAAGTCAGCGGTCTGACCGTCGAAATCCGCGGGACGCGGATTCTTCATGGCGTCAGCTTTAGCCTCGAACCGGGCAAGACCCTCGGGGTCGTCGGCGAGTCCGGGTGCGGCAAGAGCATGACCGGGCTGGCGGTGATGGGGATGTTGCCCTTGGGCGGCAAGGTGGTGGGGGGAAAGATCGAGCTCGCGGGGCGCGACCTCACCGGGCTCCGGCCAAAGGACTGGCTCGACGTGCGGGGGCAGGAGGTGTCGATGGTGATGCAAGACCCCTTCACCTCGCTGAACCCGATGATGCGCGTGGGCGACCAGATCGCGGAGGTCCTGGTGCTGCACAAGGGGATGGGTTGGAGGTCGGCCCGCGCGCGGGCGGTGGAGTTGCTCGGCCACGTCGGCGTGCCCGCACCGGCGGACTCGGCCCGCAAGTACCCACACCAGATGAGCGGGGGCCAGCGCCAGCGCGTGGTCATCGCCGCCGCCTTCGCCAGCCGGCCCAAGGTGCTGATCGCGGACGAGCCCACGACCGCGTTGGACGTCACACTGCAGGCCCAAATCTTGCGGCTGTTGAAGGCGCTTCAGGAGGAGGCAGGCACGGCGGTGCTGATCATCTCGCACGACATCGGCGTGATCGGATCGGTGGCGGACGAGATCGCGGTCTTCTATGCGGGGCGGGTGGTGGAAACGGGCCCCGCGGAAGCGGTGCTGCGGCGCCCGATGCACCCCTACACACAGGGGCTGCTCGGGTCGATCCCGACGATCGGGGTGGACCGGCTCCAGTCCATTCCCGGACAGCCGCCGCGCTTCGGCGACCTGCCGGTCGGTTGCCCTTTCGCCCCCCGGTGCGCCCACCGGTTCAACCCGTGCGACGCCGATCCGACCCTGATGCCGCCTAGCGAGGCGCACCGTGCCGCCTGCTGGCTGGTGCCGGAAGACATGTCGCGGCAAATTGGGGCGGCCGGCGGCACGGCCGACTGA
- a CDS encoding response regulator transcription factor, which yields MSTTIRVVIADDEPGYRNAIQRTLTLMPECEIIGVCKDGQEALDTCLADPPDVVLTDINMPRMDGIELMRRLLKKEKDVKVVVLTVNEEEEIVFEAIRAGAMGYMLKTSTPQEVIEAIRLAHRGEAKLTPKIAAKVIEDFRRVKDDDESDDSELYVLSDRETEILELIAKGMRNKEIASHLSIAEKTVKNHVSNILKALQVNSRTEAAMKAVRAKLVQGN from the coding sequence ATGTCCACGACCATCCGAGTCGTCATAGCGGATGACGAGCCCGGGTACCGGAACGCGATCCAGCGCACGCTGACCTTAATGCCGGAGTGCGAGATCATCGGCGTCTGCAAGGACGGCCAGGAGGCCCTCGACACTTGCCTGGCCGACCCGCCCGACGTCGTCCTCACCGACATCAACATGCCGCGGATGGACGGCATCGAACTGATGCGCCGCCTTCTCAAGAAGGAAAAGGACGTCAAGGTCGTCGTCCTCACCGTCAACGAGGAAGAAGAGATCGTCTTCGAGGCGATCCGGGCAGGCGCCATGGGCTACATGCTCAAGACCAGCACGCCGCAAGAGGTCATCGAGGCGATCCGGCTGGCCCATAGGGGAGAGGCAAAGCTCACGCCGAAGATCGCGGCCAAGGTCATCGAAGACTTCCGCCGGGTCAAAGACGACGACGAGTCGGACGACAGTGAACTTTACGTGCTCAGCGACCGCGAGACCGAGATCCTCGAGCTCATCGCCAAGGGCATGCGCAACAAGGAGATCGCCAGCCACCTCTCGATCGCCGAAAAGACCGTGAAGAACCACGTCAGCAACATCCTCAAGGCGTTGCAGGTGAACTCGCGGACTGAGGCAGCCATGAAGGCCGTCAGGGCAAAGTTGGTCCAGGGAAACTGA
- a CDS encoding DinB family protein: MDQRAFLEEHRGRFRAAVASGEAVLGIRSWDDLQSSKVAGLWSPAQVVHHLVVSHRGYLSAMSEALSAPSTPEGVKTTFMGRQIALFAGPTKKNTPVPRGLPDPPSNVPADILAEWRAQNAAFEKLFEAAETRSLATKYTNPVVGFLRMTVADGFAIVTGHTERHAAQIVERS, translated from the coding sequence GTGGACCAACGAGCCTTTCTTGAAGAGCATCGTGGGCGCTTTCGAGCCGCCGTCGCATCCGGCGAGGCCGTCCTGGGCATCCGCTCCTGGGACGACCTCCAATCTTCAAAGGTCGCGGGGCTCTGGAGCCCGGCCCAAGTGGTCCACCACTTGGTCGTCTCACACCGGGGCTACCTTTCGGCCATGTCCGAGGCCCTCAGCGCCCCTTCCACGCCAGAAGGCGTGAAGACCACCTTTATGGGACGGCAGATCGCGCTCTTCGCAGGGCCGACCAAGAAGAACACCCCTGTCCCGCGCGGCCTCCCCGACCCGCCATCGAACGTCCCAGCGGATATCTTGGCCGAGTGGCGAGCCCAGAACGCGGCCTTCGAGAAGCTGTTCGAGGCGGCCGAGACGCGTAGCCTCGCCACGAAGTACACCAACCCGGTGGTCGGCTTTTTGCGAATGACGGTCGCGGACGGCTTCGCCATAGTCACCGGCCACACGGAGCGACACGCCGCGCAGATCGTCGAGAGAAGCTAG
- the glmS gene encoding glutamine--fructose-6-phosphate transaminase (isomerizing) produces MCGIAGYVGPRNAVDVVYDQLKRLEYRGYDSAGVAYLNGGGAIHVVKRAGKLSELGKLLSAAPSPVAEETPGDSPEPADQLPPRHASHLAIAHSRWATHGAPTDLNAHPHFDQYADIALIHNGIIENYLEIKQELARAGHSFQSETDTEVAAHLIGREHAAGLPLDEAVRRAVRRLRGAFAFVVFSRREPDRFVAARNASPLIVGLGEGENMVASDVPALLPYTREVLVIEDDRVATISRDAVTVTDLDGRPAEIQPMHVDWDTAAAEKGGYEHFMLKEIFEQPDVVRQALAGRIDAKGKVQLDNIFSDHVWQEIDRVNVIACGTAYHAGLMGKFLFEKMLRLPTDVFYSSEFRYGDPLLSERSLAVFVSQSGETADSLAALRLCKARRIRTLGIVNVVGSSIARECDRVVFTQAGPEISVASTKAYMAQTLVLMLLALQIAQVREMPGVRVEEAVSDLRLFADRVQETLGLEEQAKELAEANKDAKLVFFLGRNADAHVTREAALKLKEIAYVPTQECPAGEIKHGPLALVEKGTLAVFGATDAEVRDKLASSVREVQARGGVALIVTTSEDTTLDEYGDRVLKVPKTKVPYLDALLSVVPLQLLAYHMARARGCEIDQPRNLAKSVTVE; encoded by the coding sequence ATGTGCGGGATCGCGGGCTATGTCGGCCCTCGCAATGCCGTAGACGTCGTCTACGACCAGCTCAAGCGCCTGGAGTACCGCGGCTATGACAGCGCCGGAGTCGCCTACCTGAACGGAGGCGGGGCGATCCACGTGGTCAAGCGCGCCGGCAAGCTGAGCGAACTCGGGAAACTACTTTCCGCCGCGCCCTCTCCGGTTGCGGAAGAGACGCCTGGGGACAGCCCCGAGCCTGCCGACCAGCTTCCCCCGCGGCACGCCTCCCACCTAGCCATCGCCCACAGCCGATGGGCCACGCACGGCGCCCCCACCGACCTCAACGCCCACCCCCATTTCGACCAGTACGCGGACATCGCGCTGATCCATAACGGCATCATCGAGAACTATCTCGAAATTAAGCAAGAGCTCGCGCGCGCGGGCCACAGCTTCCAGAGCGAGACCGACACCGAGGTCGCCGCACACCTCATTGGTCGCGAGCACGCGGCCGGCCTTCCCCTGGACGAAGCCGTCCGGCGGGCCGTCCGCCGCCTGCGCGGAGCCTTCGCCTTCGTCGTCTTCAGCCGGCGCGAGCCAGACCGCTTCGTCGCCGCCCGCAACGCCAGCCCCCTCATCGTCGGGCTCGGCGAAGGGGAGAACATGGTGGCGAGCGACGTTCCCGCGCTTCTCCCCTATACGCGCGAGGTCCTCGTGATCGAGGACGACCGCGTCGCCACCATAAGCCGTGACGCGGTCACGGTCACCGATCTGGACGGCAGGCCGGCCGAAATCCAACCGATGCACGTCGATTGGGACACGGCCGCCGCCGAAAAGGGCGGATATGAACACTTCATGCTCAAAGAGATTTTTGAGCAACCGGACGTCGTGCGCCAAGCCCTGGCGGGCCGAATCGATGCTAAGGGCAAAGTCCAGCTCGACAACATCTTCAGCGACCACGTCTGGCAAGAGATCGACCGGGTCAACGTGATCGCCTGCGGGACGGCGTACCACGCCGGGCTGATGGGCAAGTTTCTCTTCGAGAAAATGCTGCGGCTGCCCACCGACGTCTTCTACTCTTCGGAGTTCCGGTACGGCGACCCGCTCCTGAGCGAGAGGTCTCTGGCGGTCTTCGTGAGTCAGAGCGGCGAGACCGCCGACTCCCTGGCCGCCCTGCGGCTCTGCAAGGCGCGGCGGATCAGGACTCTAGGCATCGTGAACGTCGTCGGGTCGAGCATCGCCCGCGAATGCGACCGCGTGGTCTTCACCCAAGCCGGCCCCGAGATCAGCGTGGCCTCGACCAAGGCTTACATGGCGCAGACCCTCGTCCTGATGCTGTTGGCCCTGCAGATCGCCCAAGTGCGCGAAATGCCCGGGGTCCGCGTGGAAGAAGCGGTCTCAGACCTGCGACTCTTCGCCGACCGCGTGCAAGAAACCCTGGGCCTCGAAGAACAGGCCAAGGAACTGGCCGAAGCGAACAAGGACGCAAAACTGGTGTTTTTCTTAGGCCGTAACGCGGACGCACACGTCACGAGAGAGGCTGCCTTAAAGCTTAAGGAGATCGCCTACGTCCCCACCCAAGAGTGCCCGGCGGGCGAAATAAAGCACGGCCCCCTGGCCCTCGTGGAGAAGGGGACTCTGGCCGTTTTTGGCGCGACCGACGCGGAAGTCCGCGACAAGCTCGCGAGCAGCGTCCGAGAGGTCCAAGCCCGCGGCGGCGTCGCCCTCATCGTCACCACAAGCGAAGACACCACGCTTGACGAATATGGCGACCGGGTGCTGAAGGTGCCGAAGACGAAGGTGCCCTATCTGGACGCGCTCCTCTCCGTCGTCCCGCTGCAGCTTTTGGCCTACCACATGGCCCGCGCCCGCGGTTGCGAGATCGACCAGCCCAGGAACCTCGCCAAGTCTGTGACGGTCGAATAA
- a CDS encoding YbaN family protein: protein MRLVRPIWTALGSMSVVLGVIGLFVPGWPTTIFMILALYCFKKGSARLERWLLEHRHFGPTLRDWEENGTIKLRTKRIAVGTMWTAIAFSALVLYAKPAVLAVVAALGAFGTWYILSRPTTVEDDLTRAAIEEEGETPSPMSPHRETATASTPPALR from the coding sequence ATGCGGCTGGTACGCCCAATCTGGACTGCGCTTGGCTCGATGAGCGTCGTATTGGGCGTGATCGGCCTGTTCGTCCCAGGTTGGCCGACCACGATCTTCATGATCCTGGCCCTCTATTGCTTCAAAAAGGGCAGCGCGAGACTGGAAAGGTGGCTGCTGGAACACAGGCACTTCGGCCCCACCCTTCGAGATTGGGAAGAAAACGGCACCATCAAGCTCCGCACGAAGCGGATCGCGGTCGGGACGATGTGGACCGCGATCGCCTTTTCCGCTCTTGTGCTGTATGCAAAGCCGGCGGTCTTGGCCGTGGTCGCGGCGCTGGGCGCGTTCGGCACTTGGTACATCCTTTCCCGTCCGACCACGGTCGAGGATGACCTCACGCGAGCCGCAATCGAGGAAGAGGGCGAGACGCCCAGTCCAATGAGTCCGCATCGAGAAACCGCCACGGCGTCGACTCCCCCCGCCCTGCGCTGA